One segment of Candidatus Falkowbacteria bacterium DNA contains the following:
- the murC gene encoding UDP-N-acetylmuramate--L-alanine ligase produces the protein MDFSKIKKIYMIGIKGVGMTMLAEFLAHEGFSVSGTDTSETFMTDAVLERARIKVNQGFSVEHLARDFDLIIYSTAYNETNNEELKLAKEKKIKLVTFAEALGAIFNLRHGIAVAGSHGKTTTTAWLGFVLEKTGLEPNVMVGAQVPQFNGAGLTGKSNYLVIEADEYQNKLQYFNPRMILLNNIDYDHPDFYPTEESYENAFAEFIKKLPKSGTLIANFDDKIVKRLAKTNCQAKVISYGTSADAMYSASEIVWNNQKQYFKVRLKDEEGESDLGTFATLLPGKHSVLNALAVIAASIELGAELHLIRRALEEFTGTARRLQILGEFKGAILVDDYAHHPTEIQATMQAAKQKWPNKNIRVIFHPHTFSRTESFLADFAKSFKKANEVVVLPIYSSAREKDGTITNEGVAAAIKTNSTDKQKIMTVNSLVEAENYLRDTATEKDVIILMGAGDVFRIGEKLIS, from the coding sequence ATGGATTTCTCAAAAATCAAGAAAATATACATGATTGGCATCAAAGGAGTTGGCATGACAATGCTAGCTGAGTTTTTGGCGCACGAAGGTTTTTCTGTGTCTGGTACTGATACCAGTGAAACTTTTATGACTGACGCAGTCCTCGAACGAGCGAGAATAAAAGTTAACCAAGGTTTTTCAGTTGAACATTTAGCTCGTGATTTTGATTTGATTATTTATTCAACAGCTTATAACGAAACTAATAATGAAGAATTAAAATTGGCTAAAGAGAAAAAAATAAAGTTAGTTACTTTTGCTGAAGCCTTGGGCGCGATTTTTAATTTGCGTCACGGTATAGCCGTGGCTGGTTCACACGGCAAAACAACTACTACCGCGTGGCTCGGGTTTGTTTTGGAAAAAACTGGTTTAGAACCAAATGTTATGGTTGGTGCACAAGTGCCACAGTTTAATGGCGCTGGCTTAACCGGCAAATCAAATTATTTAGTTATCGAAGCTGATGAGTATCAAAATAAATTACAGTACTTTAATCCTAGAATGATTTTGTTAAATAACATTGATTATGATCATCCTGATTTTTATCCAACAGAAGAAAGCTATGAAAATGCTTTTGCCGAGTTTATAAAAAAATTACCAAAGTCAGGAACTTTAATTGCTAATTTTGATGATAAGATTGTTAAGCGTTTAGCTAAAACAAATTGCCAAGCTAAGGTTATTAGTTATGGTACTTCAGCTGATGCCATGTATTCTGCTTCAGAAATTGTCTGGAACAATCAAAAGCAATATTTTAAAGTTAGATTAAAAGATGAAGAAGGCGAATCTGATTTAGGTACTTTTGCTACGCTTCTGCCCGGCAAGCACAGTGTTTTAAACGCCTTAGCCGTGATTGCAGCGAGCATTGAACTAGGCGCTGAACTTCATTTAATTAGACGCGCTTTAGAAGAGTTTACCGGTACGGCTAGACGTTTACAGATTTTAGGTGAATTCAAAGGCGCAATTTTAGTTGATGATTACGCTCATCATCCAACAGAAATTCAAGCCACAATGCAAGCCGCTAAGCAGAAATGGCCCAATAAAAATATTCGAGTAATTTTTCATCCCCATACATTTTCAAGAACCGAAAGTTTCTTAGCTGATTTTGCTAAGAGTTTTAAGAAAGCTAATGAAGTTGTGGTGTTGCCGATTTATTCTTCAGCCCGAGAAAAAGATGGAACTATAACTAACGAGGGCGTCGCTGCGGCAATTAAAACTAATTCTACTGATAAACAAAAAATAATGACTGTTAATTCTTTAGTTGAGGCGGAAAATTATCTTCGCGATACAGCGACTGAGAAAGATGTAATTATTTTAATGGGTGCAGGGGATGTGTTTAGAATTGGAGAAAAATTAATTTCTTAA
- a CDS encoding ABC transporter permease: protein MTIISSVKNSLRLMLANKMRTSLTLLGLIIGITTVIIVFSAGEGIRGLVMGQVESFGTDAINTEVKVPNNKKGQASDSQSSNALATGVQITTMTLSDMADINRLPNIITSYAGVLSQEQASYGNEVRKAFIYGVGSTYLDVDKTEIAEGRFYTAAEENSLAPVIVLGSSIKDKLFGNSDAIGKSVRLRQERFTVIGIAKPKGAVMFMNFDDFIYMPTKTLQKKLMGIDYVSFIISKVSDTSRSDVTAEDIKDLLRRNHDISDPERDDFRVTTMAEAMATLNTITNALTFLLLAIVMISLVVGGVGIMNVMYVSVTERTMEIGLRKAVGATSSNIMQQFLIESILLTILGGVVGCILGSVVAYLISLAAGAFGITWAFSIPIRAFVVAISFSAFFGIVFGVTPARAAAKLDPIEALRSE, encoded by the coding sequence ATGACAATTATTTCTTCTGTAAAAAATTCTCTGCGTTTAATGCTCGCCAATAAAATGCGAACTAGTTTAACTTTGCTTGGATTAATTATTGGTATCACAACTGTTATTATTGTTTTCTCAGCTGGTGAAGGAATTCGTGGTTTAGTTATGGGCCAAGTAGAATCTTTTGGAACTGATGCAATTAACACAGAAGTAAAAGTGCCGAATAACAAAAAAGGTCAAGCGAGCGACAGTCAATCAAGCAATGCCTTAGCTACTGGTGTGCAGATTACGACCATGACTTTATCCGACATGGCAGATATAAACCGTTTGCCAAATATTATTACAAGTTACGCCGGAGTTTTAAGTCAGGAACAAGCCAGCTACGGCAATGAAGTTCGAAAAGCTTTTATTTACGGCGTTGGCTCAACTTATTTAGATGTTGATAAAACAGAAATTGCTGAAGGCAGGTTTTATACGGCAGCTGAAGAAAATTCTTTAGCTCCAGTTATAGTCTTAGGATCAAGCATTAAAGATAAGTTGTTTGGCAACTCTGACGCCATTGGCAAATCAGTTCGTTTACGTCAAGAAAGATTTACGGTTATTGGTATTGCTAAGCCTAAGGGTGCGGTCATGTTTATGAACTTTGATGATTTTATTTACATGCCAACTAAAACCTTACAAAAAAAGTTGATGGGCATTGATTATGTTTCCTTTATTATTAGTAAAGTTAGCGACACGTCTAGATCCGATGTAACAGCGGAAGATATTAAAGATTTATTGCGCCGTAATCATGATATAAGCGATCCAGAGCGTGATGACTTTAGAGTTACGACCATGGCTGAAGCTATGGCAACATTGAATACAATTACAAATGCTCTAACATTTTTATTGTTAGCAATTGTAATGATTTCTTTAGTGGTTGGTGGAGTTGGTATTATGAATGTAATGTATGTATCAGTCACTGAACGAACCATGGAAATTGGATTACGCAAAGCCGTTGGTGCAACCAGCAGCAATATAATGCAGCAATTTTTAATTGAATCTATTCTTTTAACTATTTTAGGCGGGGTTGTGGGCTGTATTCTCGGTTCAGTTGTGGCTTATTTAATAAGCTTGGCAGCCGGAGCCTTTGGTATTACTTGGGCATTTTCAATCCCAATTCGAGCTTTTGTTGTTGCTATATCTTTTAGTGCTTTCTTTGGTATTGTTTTTGGAGTAACGCCAGCTCGCGCCGCAGCTAAGTTAGATCCAATTGAAGCTTTACGCTCAGAATAG
- a CDS encoding efflux RND transporter periplasmic adaptor subunit, translating into MTKKKIIIISIIVVVVAAGAWYLFAPKTAKIEYTTADVTKGTLLQTVSETGTITPAKEIELNFLSSGQLAKVNVKVGDQVVPDQVLGEVDFSNLSIRQQEAMASVNVSNANVRQAQSAFDSARREYDKLSASLSENVKQAEKTLHDLSDTGPSTVTTYEQAISTADSNLASTKSTYQRIVDNKFDSLQSTIDNKLSSANTALDSVYRVLNDDNLKPTLSVKNSGVLNQTRNSYTAAKESVTRANAALTVEKNSRSLENLNSANIATQSALADVFSACNLAFSALENTITSSTLSQAQLDAFKASIEGQINSVSISITALQSADQALDDAKLSYDTNVLSATQSVSQARASYDNALIAARNAVNTSKVNRDQQLSSAQTRIDNAQSNLGVASAQVGQASANLALVANQISDNVLKSPIKGIITKVNYDVGEQVTPAKAFLSVLTENNYQIEVDISETDIDKVKLNNTAEITLDALGPDVKFEGKVYFVEPAATIIQGVTYYKVKVSFDPAGKGDVKPGMTASAIIMTNKKENILIMPARAVIEKNGKNIVRILENNVVREADVAVGLSGDNGMVEVTSGVKEGDKVVTFVKDSSKK; encoded by the coding sequence ATGACAAAGAAAAAAATTATAATTATATCTATCATCGTCGTTGTTGTAGCGGCTGGAGCTTGGTATCTCTTTGCTCCAAAAACAGCCAAAATTGAATATACAACCGCTGATGTTACTAAAGGAACTTTACTACAAACCGTCAGTGAAACTGGAACTATAACTCCGGCTAAAGAAATTGAATTAAATTTTCTTAGTTCAGGTCAGTTAGCTAAAGTAAATGTAAAAGTTGGTGATCAAGTGGTTCCGGATCAAGTCTTAGGTGAAGTTGATTTTTCTAATCTGTCTATTCGACAACAAGAAGCCATGGCGAGCGTAAATGTGTCTAATGCTAATGTTAGACAAGCTCAGTCTGCTTTTGATTCTGCCCGTCGTGAATATGATAAGTTGTCAGCTTCTTTATCCGAGAATGTAAAACAAGCAGAAAAAACTTTGCATGACCTTAGTGATACTGGACCAAGCACTGTTACTACATATGAACAAGCTATAAGCACCGCTGATTCGAATCTTGCCAGTACAAAGTCAACCTATCAAAGAATAGTTGATAATAAGTTTGATTCTTTGCAGTCAACAATTGATAATAAATTATCGAGTGCTAATACTGCCCTTGATTCAGTCTATCGCGTTCTTAACGATGATAATCTTAAGCCAACGCTTAGCGTAAAAAATAGTGGTGTCTTAAATCAAACTAGAAATAGTTATACAGCAGCCAAAGAGTCTGTTACTCGAGCTAATGCCGCTCTGACAGTTGAAAAAAATAGTCGCAGTCTAGAAAACTTAAACTCTGCTAATATTGCCACCCAGTCCGCCTTAGCTGATGTTTTTTCAGCTTGCAACTTAGCTTTTAGTGCTTTAGAAAATACTATTACTTCCTCAACTTTAAGTCAGGCTCAGTTAGACGCTTTTAAAGCTAGCATTGAAGGTCAGATAAATTCTGTCTCAATTTCTATTACTGCATTACAGTCAGCTGATCAGGCTTTAGATGATGCTAAATTATCTTATGATACTAATGTTTTATCAGCCACGCAAAGTGTTAGCCAGGCAAGAGCTTCTTATGATAATGCATTGATTGCGGCGCGAAACGCGGTTAATACCTCAAAAGTAAATCGTGATCAGCAATTAAGCTCAGCCCAGACTAGAATTGATAATGCTCAATCTAATCTTGGTGTCGCTAGCGCACAAGTTGGGCAAGCTAGCGCAAACTTAGCTTTAGTCGCTAATCAAATTTCAGACAATGTTTTGAAATCACCAATTAAAGGAATTATTACTAAAGTAAATTATGATGTTGGTGAACAGGTTACGCCTGCTAAAGCTTTCTTGTCAGTACTTACAGAAAATAATTATCAAATTGAAGTTGATATTTCAGAAACTGATATTGATAAAGTTAAACTTAACAATACTGCCGAAATTACTTTAGACGCCTTAGGCCCCGATGTTAAATTTGAAGGTAAAGTATATTTTGTTGAGCCAGCCGCTACTATTATTCAGGGTGTAACTTACTACAAAGTTAAAGTTAGTTTTGATCCAGCTGGCAAAGGTGATGTTAAACCAGGTATGACCGCTAGCGCAATTATCATGACGAATAAGAAAGAAAATATTTTGATTATGCCAGCTCGTGCCGTGATTGAAAAAAATGGTAAAAATATTGTTAGAATTTTAGAAAACAATGTTGTGCGCGAAGCTGATGTTGCAGTTGGTTTGTCTGGAGACAATGGTATGGTTGAAGTTACTTCCGGAGTAAAAGAAGGCGATAAAGTTGTTACTTTTGTAAAAGACAGTAGCAAAAAGTAA
- the murB gene encoding UDP-N-acetylmuramate dehydrogenase, producing the protein MIEDKLQTNYPLAPLSTFKIGGAAEYFITVSEKNDAEDAWFWAKENNLPVTLLGGGSNILVSDQGVKGLVIKLNNTEVKVDATNIICGASANVWDVAQLAVDNNLSGMEWAIGIPGSIGGAVRGNAGAHGGSFDKIVKLVRAFDSEKNEWQEFTNEECGFEYRHSYFKQEPHFIIWQTTLSLTPGNKEVITEAVDNYRKYRQDCQPKEPSAGCIFKNLFISDIEIANKELAEQIKQADKVRGGKVGAGYLIELLKLKGFSSGGAAISEQHANFIVNKNGAKADDVLAIINKVKQDVKKTFNIELKEEVQYLGF; encoded by the coding sequence ATGATAGAAGACAAACTACAAACCAATTATCCTTTAGCGCCACTATCAACTTTTAAGATTGGTGGAGCAGCTGAATATTTTATAACTGTTAGTGAAAAGAACGACGCCGAAGATGCTTGGTTTTGGGCTAAAGAAAATAATTTGCCCGTTACCTTGTTAGGTGGTGGTAGTAATATTTTAGTATCTGATCAGGGAGTTAAAGGTTTAGTCATAAAATTGAATAACACAGAAGTAAAAGTAGATGCCACGAATATTATTTGTGGTGCTAGTGCCAATGTTTGGGATGTCGCGCAATTGGCAGTTGATAATAATTTGTCTGGCATGGAATGGGCGATTGGTATTCCGGGTTCAATTGGCGGCGCCGTTCGTGGTAACGCAGGAGCCCACGGCGGTTCTTTTGATAAAATCGTTAAATTAGTTAGAGCTTTTGATTCTGAAAAAAATGAGTGGCAAGAATTTACAAATGAAGAATGTGGTTTTGAATATCGTCACAGTTATTTTAAGCAAGAACCTCATTTTATAATTTGGCAGACCACTTTGTCTTTAACGCCAGGTAATAAAGAAGTTATTACCGAAGCCGTAGATAACTACAGAAAGTATCGTCAGGATTGTCAGCCTAAAGAACCAAGCGCCGGTTGTATTTTTAAAAATCTTTTTATTAGCGATATTGAAATAGCTAATAAAGAATTAGCCGAACAAATTAAACAAGCTGATAAGGTTAGAGGTGGTAAAGTCGGAGCTGGTTACTTAATCGAGCTTCTAAAATTAAAAGGTTTTAGTAGCGGAGGAGCAGCCATAAGCGAGCAACACGCTAATTTTATAGTCAACAAGAATGGAGCTAAAGCTGATGACGTACTAGCTATAATCAATAAAGTTAAGCAGGATGTTAAAAAAACCTTTAATATTGAGCTAAAAGAGGAGGTACAGTACCTTGGTTTTTGA
- a CDS encoding class I SAM-dependent methyltransferase — protein sequence MLNSEDFKKEKIDYNERFSGILGSDYNLFEKSVPWHEELQNTIKETISNYCSLNDEAKEFKAIDAGCGTGITTIRILDADKRIKVIAIDNEEKTLKQAEEALKDKVDRIDFIKDDLLSALEKVEDGSANIFASAYVIHNLPIGYREKFFKEIARVLKSGGLFINADKYARDDESQQKEDLEEQIKDFNIYDKINRPDIKEEWTKHYHEDEKIQIKEGEQKAILKELGFDNVKTIFRKRMEAIILATKK from the coding sequence ATGTTGAATAGTGAAGATTTTAAAAAAGAAAAAATCGACTATAACGAACGATTCTCTGGTATTTTAGGGTCTGATTATAATTTGTTTGAAAAATCAGTTCCATGGCACGAAGAACTTCAAAATACAATAAAGGAAACTATTTCCAATTATTGTTCTTTGAATGATGAAGCAAAGGAATTTAAAGCTATAGACGCTGGTTGCGGAACAGGCATTACTACAATTAGGATTTTAGACGCAGATAAAAGGATTAAGGTTATTGCTATTGATAACGAAGAAAAAACATTAAAGCAAGCAGAAGAAGCATTGAAAGATAAAGTAGATAGAATTGACTTTATAAAAGACGATCTATTATCTGCTTTAGAAAAAGTTGAAGATGGCTCAGCAAATATTTTTGCTTCAGCTTATGTTATTCATAATTTGCCAATAGGGTATAGAGAGAAATTTTTTAAAGAAATAGCTAGAGTCCTTAAGTCTGGCGGCTTATTTATAAACGCCGACAAATACGCTAGAGATGATGAAAGCCAACAGAAGGAAGATCTTGAAGAGCAGATTAAAGATTTTAATATTTATGACAAAATTAATCGACCTGATATAAAAGAAGAGTGGACAAAGCATTATCATGAAGATGAAAAAATACAGATCAAGGAAGGCGAACAAAAGGCTATTCTTAAAGAATTGGGATTTGATAATGTTAAAACAATTTTTAGAAAAAGAATGGAGGCTATCATATTAGCCACTAAGAAATAA
- a CDS encoding WecB/TagA/CpsF family glycosyltransferase, with the protein MKKIHILGVTIDILSSSELKRSILQLLNRRRGHIVTPNPEFLLLAQDNQEFFSVLNRADLSIPDGIGLKFAGWLKGVNIHRYAGSNLVKFLLSLANQKHLRVAVINRQDGLSNDEDINQALRKQFPHLKFLVCSIDREYQKYDVLYLRAFKPDVVFVTLGAPWQDNFIRKHLLRDIPRLGIAMGVGGSFDFITGKIKRAPKVFQALGIEWLWRLIMQPWRWKRIFNAVVVFTFTVLAWQIRRFQFRPNVVTLIINQFDEVLILNRLGKSDYWGLPQGGIDAGEKAAKAAEREAFEETGLKNLQIIGRFDSLVSYVWPKHYTNRGYKGQRQTLFIMRYYGERNAVKLDKYEHKAYKWVNIKDLIRSVSPIHKTNYELFLKKYWEIIYNHEKTKTVKEK; encoded by the coding sequence ATGAAAAAGATCCATATTCTCGGAGTCACAATTGATATTTTAAGCTCTTCAGAGCTAAAACGCTCGATTTTGCAACTACTTAATCGTCGCCGCGGCCATATTGTCACTCCTAATCCAGAATTTCTTCTCCTGGCTCAAGATAACCAGGAATTTTTTTCCGTACTCAATCGGGCTGATTTGTCTATTCCGGACGGCATTGGCTTAAAGTTTGCTGGCTGGTTGAAGGGCGTTAATATCCACCGTTATGCTGGTTCTAATTTAGTTAAGTTCCTTTTAAGCCTAGCTAATCAAAAACATTTACGCGTGGCGGTTATAAATCGACAAGATGGTTTGTCGAATGACGAAGATATTAATCAAGCTTTAAGAAAACAGTTTCCTCATCTTAAATTTTTGGTTTGTTCAATTGATCGTGAATATCAGAAATATGATGTCTTGTATTTAAGAGCTTTTAAGCCTGATGTTGTGTTTGTTACTTTAGGTGCTCCTTGGCAAGATAATTTTATTCGCAAACATCTTTTGCGTGATATTCCTCGTCTTGGCATTGCTATGGGAGTTGGTGGTAGCTTTGATTTTATAACAGGTAAAATAAAACGAGCACCAAAAGTTTTTCAGGCGCTGGGCATAGAGTGGTTATGGCGATTAATAATGCAACCGTGGCGCTGGAAAAGGATTTTTAACGCCGTGGTAGTTTTTACTTTTACAGTTTTGGCTTGGCAGATTCGTCGTTTTCAATTTCGTCCCAATGTTGTAACCTTAATAATTAATCAATTTGATGAAGTTTTAATTTTGAATCGTTTAGGTAAGAGTGATTATTGGGGTTTGCCTCAAGGCGGAATTGACGCTGGAGAAAAAGCTGCTAAAGCAGCTGAACGAGAAGCCTTTGAAGAAACCGGGCTTAAAAATTTACAAATTATTGGTCGCTTTGATAGTCTTGTTTCCTACGTTTGGCCAAAGCATTATACAAACAGAGGCTATAAAGGCCAAAGGCAGACTTTATTTATTATGCGGTATTATGGAGAACGCAATGCGGTTAAGCTTGATAAATATGAACACAAAGCTTACAAATGGGTTAATATCAAAGATCTAATTCGTTCGGTTAGTCCAATCCATAAAACTAACTATGAGTTATTTTTAAAAAAATATTGGGAAATAATTTATAATCATGAAAAAACTAAAACAGTTAAGGAAAAATAA
- a CDS encoding ABC transporter ATP-binding protein: protein MLIEAKDLKKDYINEEVVTKVLHGLSFTIAEGEFVSIMGPSGSGKSTLMHILGFLDRATGGSYKFVNRDVTSLSDDELASLRNEKIGFIFQSFNLLPRTSVLENVKLPLLYSHNKDIDASKRAKEVLEQVGLGHRLHYFTNQISGGEKQRVAIARALINNPAVIFADEPTGNLDSKSGIQVMAILQKLNEEGHTIILVTHETYTSEHAKRIIVMRDGNIISDNPVAHRRFAKEDSILK from the coding sequence ATGTTGATTGAAGCGAAAGACTTAAAAAAAGATTATATAAACGAAGAGGTTGTGACTAAAGTGTTACATGGCCTCTCTTTCACTATTGCAGAAGGAGAATTTGTTTCTATAATGGGCCCATCTGGTTCTGGTAAATCAACTCTTATGCACATCCTTGGTTTTTTGGACCGTGCAACTGGCGGTAGCTATAAATTTGTTAACCGCGACGTTACTTCTTTAAGTGACGATGAATTAGCGAGTTTGCGTAATGAAAAAATTGGTTTTATTTTTCAATCATTTAACTTATTGCCTCGCACCTCAGTGCTTGAAAATGTTAAGTTACCTTTGCTTTATTCTCATAATAAAGATATTGATGCCAGCAAAAGAGCTAAGGAAGTTTTAGAACAAGTTGGGCTTGGTCACCGCTTGCATTATTTTACAAATCAAATTTCTGGTGGTGAAAAACAGCGCGTAGCGATTGCTCGTGCTTTGATAAATAATCCAGCAGTTATATTTGCTGATGAGCCAACCGGTAACCTAGATTCTAAATCTGGTATTCAGGTTATGGCAATTTTGCAAAAACTTAACGAAGAAGGGCATACGATTATTTTAGTTACTCATGAAACCTATACCTCAGAGCATGCCAAAAGAATAATTGTCATGCGTGATGGAAATATTATAAGCGATAATCCAGTAGCTCATCGTCGCTTTGCCAAAGAGGATTCAATACTTAAATAG
- the murG gene encoding undecaprenyldiphospho-muramoylpentapeptide beta-N-acetylglucosaminyltransferase — translation MKKLKQLRKNNKYRIVLSGGGTGGSVTPLLAVADELIAHYDQDVSMLWIGTAQGVERTMVANYPFEYRNILAAKWRRYFSVRNITDLFNLTISFFQSLFILAAYRPQIIITAGSFVSVPVAYAAWFFKIPVLVHQQDIRPGLANKLMAPVAKIITVAFEKSLLDYKKKSIWIGNPIRKEFKDYENINQVKPVGDLPTVLVLGGGTGSESINNLIVESLDDLTKIAKVVHVTGKHNEKPLLNREKVDNYYFYDLLGTAHIARSISEADLVITRAGLGTLSELSFLAKPTIIIPIPNSHQEDNAKYFKDCGAALVLDQTKLDSKQLVKEISNLLAEKELMLAFSNAMAKAMKRNANASLVHIIDRMLK, via the coding sequence ATGAAAAAACTAAAACAGTTAAGGAAAAATAATAAATATCGAATTGTTTTAAGTGGTGGTGGAACCGGTGGTTCAGTTACACCATTATTAGCTGTGGCTGATGAGTTAATTGCTCATTATGATCAAGATGTTTCAATGCTCTGGATTGGTACTGCGCAAGGCGTTGAAAGAACCATGGTTGCTAATTATCCTTTTGAATATCGTAATATTTTAGCTGCTAAATGGCGTCGCTATTTTTCTGTTCGTAATATTACTGATTTATTTAACCTAACCATTAGTTTTTTTCAATCATTGTTTATTCTAGCCGCTTATAGACCGCAAATAATTATTACTGCTGGTAGTTTCGTTTCTGTGCCAGTGGCTTATGCGGCTTGGTTTTTCAAGATTCCAGTTTTAGTTCATCAGCAAGATATTAGACCAGGACTCGCTAATAAACTAATGGCGCCAGTTGCCAAAATTATTACCGTAGCTTTTGAAAAGAGCTTACTCGATTATAAAAAGAAATCTATTTGGATTGGAAATCCGATTCGAAAAGAGTTTAAAGATTATGAAAATATTAATCAGGTTAAACCAGTCGGTGATTTGCCAACAGTTTTAGTTTTAGGTGGTGGAACTGGCTCAGAATCAATTAATAATTTAATCGTTGAGTCACTTGATGATTTAACTAAAATTGCTAAAGTTGTGCATGTTACTGGCAAACATAATGAAAAGCCATTATTGAATCGAGAAAAAGTAGATAACTATTATTTTTATGATTTGCTTGGCACGGCTCACATTGCTCGTTCAATCAGTGAAGCTGATTTAGTTATAACTCGCGCTGGATTAGGAACTTTATCTGAACTGTCATTTTTAGCAAAGCCAACTATTATTATTCCAATTCCAAATTCACACCAAGAAGATAATGCTAAATATTTTAAGGATTGCGGCGCCGCCCTCGTGCTCGATCAAACAAAATTAGACTCTAAACAACTGGTTAAAGAAATTAGTAATTTATTAGCTGAAAAAGAATTGATGCTAGCTTTTTCCAATGCTATGGCTAAAGCCATGAAGCGAAATGCCAATGCTAGCTTAGTTCATATCATTGACAGAATGCTTAAATAG
- a CDS encoding ABC transporter permease encodes MRKDYYLNVSLGAFRALNANRRRSLLTMLGIIIGVAAVIVIIAIGAGAQSLILSQVQSFGSNLVGVLPGKSEKNGPPASVFGVAITTLTLDDAIALSNKSNVPHAVAVAPFTRGAGSVSWRNNNYDTNFNGTSADLINVEGGEVISGRFFTKEEVDGTARVIVLGDTVKNELFGQSDPVGQSVRLKNSAFTVIGVMKQRGTVAFQNYDDLVYLPITTMQKVIAGVHHLGLLRLKVDEEANIDQTISDVEITLRNRHNIKDQTGENDDFSVRSAKDALDILTTITNGLRFFLAAMAALSLLVGGIGIMNIMLIRVVERTREIGLRQAVGARRFDIMAQFLAESVAITLSGGIIGIAIGEIFSVLIALVAQKLGYAWPFSFSFLAIVLAVSVSMAIGLIFGLYPAAKASKLDPIEALRYE; translated from the coding sequence ATGAGAAAAGATTATTATCTTAATGTCTCTTTAGGTGCTTTTCGCGCCTTAAATGCTAATCGTCGTCGTAGTCTATTGACGATGCTTGGTATTATTATTGGCGTCGCCGCGGTTATTGTTATTATTGCTATTGGAGCTGGTGCTCAATCTTTGATCCTATCTCAAGTCCAAAGCTTTGGCTCTAATTTAGTTGGAGTTTTGCCAGGTAAATCTGAAAAGAACGGTCCGCCAGCCAGTGTTTTCGGCGTGGCTATTACTACGTTAACTCTAGACGATGCCATAGCTTTGTCTAATAAAAGTAATGTTCCGCATGCTGTTGCCGTGGCGCCGTTCACGCGCGGAGCAGGTAGTGTGTCTTGGCGCAATAATAATTATGATACTAATTTTAATGGAACAAGTGCAGATTTAATTAATGTTGAAGGCGGGGAAGTGATTAGCGGCAGATTTTTTACTAAAGAGGAAGTTGATGGAACAGCACGTGTTATCGTTTTGGGTGACACTGTTAAAAATGAACTTTTTGGACAAAGTGATCCAGTAGGTCAAAGTGTGCGTTTAAAGAATAGTGCTTTCACTGTCATCGGCGTTATGAAACAGCGGGGGACAGTAGCTTTTCAAAATTATGATGATTTAGTATATCTGCCGATCACTACCATGCAAAAGGTCATTGCTGGCGTACATCATCTTGGTTTGTTGCGTCTTAAAGTTGATGAAGAAGCTAATATTGATCAAACTATTAGTGACGTTGAAATAACTTTACGAAATCGTCATAATATAAAAGATCAGACTGGTGAGAACGATGACTTCTCGGTTCGTAGCGCTAAAGATGCGTTAGATATTTTAACTACCATTACTAACGGTTTAAGATTTTTTCTAGCAGCCATGGCAGCGTTATCATTGTTAGTGGGAGGAATTGGTATTATGAATATTATGCTAATTCGTGTGGTTGAACGAACGCGTGAAATTGGATTACGCCAAGCCGTTGGTGCTCGTCGTTTTGACATTATGGCTCAGTTCTTAGCTGAATCAGTCGCTATTACTTTATCAGGAGGAATAATCGGTATTGCTATTGGAGAAATATTTTCAGTACTGATCGCACTGGTAGCTCAAAAGCTGGGCTATGCCTGGCCATTTTCATTCTCTTTTCTAGCGATAGTTTTAGCTGTGTCAGTTTCTATGGCAATTGGTTTAATCTTTGGTTTATATCCAGCTGCCAAAGCCAGTAAGTTAGATCCAATCGAAGCATTACGCTATGAATAG
- a CDS encoding AbrB/MazE/SpoVT family DNA-binding domain-containing protein, with protein MQKKYCHHHKFFGTTTMGEKGQVVIPSEARTDMDLRKGEKLMVFSPGDGMIVLSKLSNFEEFASHLSEQLSVMRKVVGKAKNQPTLKLRLGK; from the coding sequence ATGCAAAAAAAATATTGTCATCATCATAAGTTTTTTGGTACAACTACTATGGGCGAAAAAGGCCAAGTAGTTATTCCTTCTGAGGCTCGTACTGATATGGACCTTAGAAAAGGTGAAAAGCTTATGGTCTTTAGCCCCGGAGATGGAATGATTGTTTTGTCGAAACTTTCAAATTTTGAAGAATTTGCCTCTCACTTATCTGAGCAACTTTCAGTTATGCGTAAGGTGGTTGGTAAAGCAAAAAACCAGCCTACGCTAAAGCTACGGCTTGGTAAATAA